A stretch of Mastomys coucha isolate ucsf_1 unplaced genomic scaffold, UCSF_Mcou_1 pScaffold1, whole genome shotgun sequence DNA encodes these proteins:
- the Chi3l1 gene encoding chitinase-3-like protein 1 isoform X2, protein MWLSRPGRPSVITPMTLQLAGFTVLMLLQTCSAYKLVCYFTSWSQYREGDGSCFPDSIDPILCTHIIYSFANISNNKIGTWEWNDVSLYGTLNALKARNHNLKTLLSVGGWKFGAERFSRIVSNTKSRKTFIESVAPFLRTFGFDGLDLAWLYPEPRDKPYLSTLIKELKEEFTKEVLQPGTEKLLLSAAVSAGKVKLDSGYDIAQIAQHLDFINLMTYDFHGDWRKTAGHHSPLFRGTEEATSDRFNNVQYAVGYMLKLGAPASKLVMGIPTFGKTFTLATSENQVGAPISGKGLPGRFTKEEGTLAYYEICDFLKGAEVRRIDSQKVPYATRGNQWVGYDDVESVKNKVRYLKEASLAGAMVWALDLDDFQGHCKQNGRFPLTNAIKNALNAA, encoded by the exons ATGTGGCTGTCCCGCCCAGGGAGGCCCTCGGTCATCACCCCCATGACCCTTCAGCTGGCAG GCTTCACGGTCCTGATGCTGCTCCAGACCT GCTCTGCGTACAAGCTGGTCTGCTACTTCACCAGCTGGTCCCAGTACCGGGAAGGCGATGGAAGCTGCTTCCCAGACAGCATCGATCCTATCCTGTGCACCCACATCATCTACAGCTTTGCCAACATTAGCAACAACAAGATTGGCACATGGGAGTGGAATGATGTGTCACTCTATGGCACGCTGAATGCACTGAAGGCCAG AAACCACAACCTGAAGACCCTCCTGTCTGTTGGAGGATGGAAATTTGGTGCAGAAAG ATTTTCCAGGATTGTCTCCAACACTAAGAGTCGCAAGACTTTCATCGAGTCAGTAGCCCCGTTCCTGCGCACTTTTGGCTTTGATGGGCTGGATCTCGCCTGGCTCTACCCTGAACCAAGAGACAAGCCCTATTTATCCACCCTGATCAAG GAACTGAAGGAGGAATTCACAAAGGAAGTTCTCCAGCCAGGCACGGAGAAACTCCTGCTCAGCGCGGCTGTGTCAGCAGGAAAGGTGAAACTTGACAGTGGCTATGACATCGCCCAGATAGCCCA ACACCTGGATTTTATCAATCTCATGACCTACGATTTCCATGGAGACTGGCGGAAAACTGCAGGACATCACAGCCCCCTTTTCCGAGGCACGGAGGAAGCTACGTCTGACAGATTCAACAATGTG CAATATGCCGTGGGGTACATGCTGAAGCTGGGAGCCCCCGCCAGCAAGCTAGTGATGGGCATCCCCACCTTTGGGAAGACCTTCACCCTGGCAACTTCTGAGAATCAGGTGGGAGCTCCAATCTCAGGGAAAGGATTACCAGGCCGGTTCACCAAGGAGGAAGGGACCCTTGCCTACTACGAG ATATGCGACTTCCTCAAAGGAGCTGAAGTACGTAGAATCGATAGCCAGAAGGTTCCCTATGCTACCAGGGGCAACCAGTGGGTGGGGTATGACGACGTGGAGAGTGTCAAAAACAAG GTTAGGTACCTGAAGGAAGCGTCCCTGGCAGGAGCCATGGTGTGGGCATTGGATTTGGATGATTTCCAGGGCCACTGTAAGCAGAACGGACGCTTCCCGCTCACCAACGCCATCAAGAATGCCCTGAATGCGGCTTAG
- the Chi3l1 gene encoding chitinase-3-like protein 1 isoform X1 — protein sequence MGTSAEARMGMRVALTGFTVLMLLQTCSAYKLVCYFTSWSQYREGDGSCFPDSIDPILCTHIIYSFANISNNKIGTWEWNDVSLYGTLNALKARNHNLKTLLSVGGWKFGAERFSRIVSNTKSRKTFIESVAPFLRTFGFDGLDLAWLYPEPRDKPYLSTLIKELKEEFTKEVLQPGTEKLLLSAAVSAGKVKLDSGYDIAQIAQHLDFINLMTYDFHGDWRKTAGHHSPLFRGTEEATSDRFNNVQYAVGYMLKLGAPASKLVMGIPTFGKTFTLATSENQVGAPISGKGLPGRFTKEEGTLAYYEICDFLKGAEVRRIDSQKVPYATRGNQWVGYDDVESVKNKVRYLKEASLAGAMVWALDLDDFQGHCKQNGRFPLTNAIKNALNAA from the exons ATGGGCACCTCTGCTGAAGCCAGGATGGGCATGAGAGTGGCACTGACAG GCTTCACGGTCCTGATGCTGCTCCAGACCT GCTCTGCGTACAAGCTGGTCTGCTACTTCACCAGCTGGTCCCAGTACCGGGAAGGCGATGGAAGCTGCTTCCCAGACAGCATCGATCCTATCCTGTGCACCCACATCATCTACAGCTTTGCCAACATTAGCAACAACAAGATTGGCACATGGGAGTGGAATGATGTGTCACTCTATGGCACGCTGAATGCACTGAAGGCCAG AAACCACAACCTGAAGACCCTCCTGTCTGTTGGAGGATGGAAATTTGGTGCAGAAAG ATTTTCCAGGATTGTCTCCAACACTAAGAGTCGCAAGACTTTCATCGAGTCAGTAGCCCCGTTCCTGCGCACTTTTGGCTTTGATGGGCTGGATCTCGCCTGGCTCTACCCTGAACCAAGAGACAAGCCCTATTTATCCACCCTGATCAAG GAACTGAAGGAGGAATTCACAAAGGAAGTTCTCCAGCCAGGCACGGAGAAACTCCTGCTCAGCGCGGCTGTGTCAGCAGGAAAGGTGAAACTTGACAGTGGCTATGACATCGCCCAGATAGCCCA ACACCTGGATTTTATCAATCTCATGACCTACGATTTCCATGGAGACTGGCGGAAAACTGCAGGACATCACAGCCCCCTTTTCCGAGGCACGGAGGAAGCTACGTCTGACAGATTCAACAATGTG CAATATGCCGTGGGGTACATGCTGAAGCTGGGAGCCCCCGCCAGCAAGCTAGTGATGGGCATCCCCACCTTTGGGAAGACCTTCACCCTGGCAACTTCTGAGAATCAGGTGGGAGCTCCAATCTCAGGGAAAGGATTACCAGGCCGGTTCACCAAGGAGGAAGGGACCCTTGCCTACTACGAG ATATGCGACTTCCTCAAAGGAGCTGAAGTACGTAGAATCGATAGCCAGAAGGTTCCCTATGCTACCAGGGGCAACCAGTGGGTGGGGTATGACGACGTGGAGAGTGTCAAAAACAAG GTTAGGTACCTGAAGGAAGCGTCCCTGGCAGGAGCCATGGTGTGGGCATTGGATTTGGATGATTTCCAGGGCCACTGTAAGCAGAACGGACGCTTCCCGCTCACCAACGCCATCAAGAATGCCCTGAATGCGGCTTAG